A window of the Desulfobacula toluolica Tol2 genome harbors these coding sequences:
- a CDS encoding FUSC family protein: MTTPAIVKLRKELRFNSPVFRHALRSAFAVTLAIAASHILNLHHGIWLPISVLVIMRPSLGGTLRIGWNRLLGTVIGASIGIGMLLSLGEHHGILIPLILAALFLTLFLKVYNYTAYITALTTMVVLALGLIMPMGWKLGMVRILDTFLGVGIGVGCAFLLWPTRARKSIRRETKKTLCALEKHFSLLADHYLSGQTGNDSVIPSRIKVNEQLAECRESFREAAAEPGLSSAQRQELSRLLRTFSRIADLLSALYTVITRAKGKPLPEIKKYTATLLKETRELFSWMVSYAGSPETCGDKPDHRSAIHRFLIMGSRLRSIGTFDKVPLQRRNNISALVWNIRTIGAELDLAHERITALRKGRKN; encoded by the coding sequence ATGACCACCCCCGCGATTGTCAAACTCAGAAAAGAACTGCGCTTCAACTCTCCGGTGTTCCGGCATGCTTTAAGGTCCGCCTTTGCCGTGACCCTCGCCATTGCCGCTTCCCATATTCTGAACCTGCACCACGGCATCTGGCTGCCCATCAGCGTTCTGGTGATCATGCGGCCTTCCCTGGGCGGAACCCTTCGCATCGGATGGAACCGATTGCTTGGAACCGTTATAGGGGCCTCCATCGGCATCGGCATGCTCCTATCCCTTGGTGAGCATCACGGCATTTTGATCCCCCTGATCCTGGCGGCTCTGTTCCTTACCTTGTTTTTAAAAGTCTACAATTACACCGCGTATATCACGGCCCTCACCACCATGGTGGTGCTGGCCCTGGGCCTCATCATGCCCATGGGCTGGAAACTTGGAATGGTAAGGATTCTGGACACCTTCCTGGGCGTCGGAATCGGTGTGGGATGTGCCTTTCTTCTGTGGCCCACCCGGGCCAGAAAATCCATCCGTCGGGAAACAAAAAAAACCCTATGTGCCCTGGAAAAGCATTTTTCCCTCCTGGCAGATCACTATCTTTCGGGACAAACCGGTAACGACAGCGTCATCCCCTCCCGCATCAAGGTCAATGAGCAACTTGCCGAATGCCGGGAATCCTTCAGGGAAGCCGCCGCAGAACCTGGACTCAGCAGCGCCCAGCGCCAGGAACTGTCCCGTCTTTTAAGAACCTTTTCACGCATCGCAGACCTTCTCTCCGCCCTGTACACGGTGATCACCCGGGCCAAGGGAAAGCCCCTGCCCGAAATCAAAAAGTATACCGCAACCCTGCTTAAAGAAACCCGGGAACTGTTTAGCTGGATGGTGAGCTATGCCGGAAGCCCTGAAACCTGCGGGGATAAACCGGACCACCGATCCGCAATTCACCGGTTTTTGATCATGGGGAGCCGGTTGAGAAGCATAGGCACCTTTGACAAGGTTCCTCTCCAAAGGCGAAATAACATCTCTGCCCTGGTCTGGAATATACGGACAATCGGGGCGGAACTGGACCTGGCCCATGAACGGATTACGGCCCTTCGAAAAGGCCGGAAAAATTAA
- a CDS encoding FKBP-type peptidyl-prolyl cis-trans isomerase yields MTDTVKSGDTISVDYTGKFQTGKVFDSSQGQTPLKFTVGSGMLIKGFDQAVIGMKVGEKKTVVIKPEDGYGLRNEEHYVDIPKMHFPEEIPLEKGLQLELQDPQGQPVPAIVAEIGEESVKMDINHFLAGKTLEFDITIVETGLEPDFHGCGSGCGCDSGCGSDSDGGSDSNCGCDSGCCK; encoded by the coding sequence ATGACAGACACAGTAAAATCGGGGGATACCATATCGGTTGACTATACGGGTAAATTTCAAACCGGCAAAGTATTTGATTCATCGCAAGGACAAACTCCTTTAAAGTTCACAGTTGGCTCAGGCATGCTGATCAAGGGATTTGACCAGGCGGTTATCGGTATGAAAGTCGGTGAAAAAAAGACTGTGGTGATTAAACCGGAAGATGGTTACGGCCTTAGAAATGAAGAGCATTATGTGGACATCCCCAAAATGCATTTTCCTGAAGAAATTCCCTTGGAGAAAGGCTTACAGCTTGAACTTCAAGATCCCCAGGGACAGCCTGTTCCTGCGATTGTTGCCGAAATTGGGGAAGAATCGGTCAAAATGGATATCAACCATTTCCTGGCCGGCAAAACCCTTGAGTTTGATATTACCATTGTTGAAACAGGGCTTGAACCCGATTTCCATGGCTGCGGTTCCGGGTGTGGCTGTGATTCAGGCTGTGGTTCCGATTCCGATGGCGGTTCTGATTCCAATTGTGGCTGTGATTCAGGCTGCTGCAAATAA
- a CDS encoding YqaE/Pmp3 family membrane protein, whose translation MELIKIIIAVILPPLGVFLQVGIGKHFWLNIILTILGYLPGIVHAIWVIAKNK comes from the coding sequence ATGGAGCTGATTAAAATTATTATTGCGGTTATTCTTCCGCCACTGGGCGTGTTTTTACAGGTCGGCATCGGCAAGCATTTCTGGCTTAATATCATTTTAACTATTTTAGGTTACCTCCCTGGTATCGTCCATGCGATATGGGTTATTGCAAAAAACAAATAA
- a CDS encoding methyl-accepting chemotaxis protein translates to MKISTKIAALIILGIVMIGFQFGITRVLAEKSNRFNTSVRRLGEINSSLMGAIVEEKNFLNQHEKETADKLNKYIKQIDKSISVLQTHEIKGKGEEILGLSKLIKKYHDCFKNLFQVVSSFDSEIDKLDERVFQLNEQTIATMKEIDAEIGLAMINVEEIDENLKNFAEIAKDTMFWVQQLLFSMNQDFFLHQDEKAFLGRLKEIFAEIQKDKKDIALVSKFIKDSDLLNYGKQTVATIEFLPEQVEKIRTFWNNKIAIENDLNIIRNQVQAAIEEIVSYAEKELIHIDHSLFWMNVIAVFSIVLALVIAGVCILRSITKPLNRSITGFSTGSNQVAAAAGQLSSASLSLADDANEQASSLDQTSSSLEEMSSMTRQNANNANQADTLMKEATLVIGKANDSMREVTTSMEEISTASEKIQKIIKTIDEIAFQTNLLALNAAVEAARAGEAGAGFAVVADEVRNLAMRSAEAAKGTADLIQGTVKKVRDGSELVNTTNDAFADVAISVFKVGELLGEIAAASKEQTQGIDQINKTVAVLNQVTRQNAANAEESALSAEKMNAQAEQMKVAVTDLIVLVGENNEIATDKMATDITKLGVMDNEKAGISLVSSRHEQTGERIGNGVEKNLLASIEKEVTVYQA, encoded by the coding sequence ATGAAAATATCGACAAAAATTGCGGCATTGATCATTCTCGGCATTGTTATGATAGGATTTCAGTTCGGTATCACTCGTGTGTTGGCTGAGAAGTCTAATCGTTTTAATACGAGTGTTCGTAGACTCGGAGAAATAAACAGTTCGCTCATGGGCGCAATCGTCGAAGAAAAAAATTTTTTAAATCAGCATGAAAAAGAAACTGCCGATAAACTTAACAAATATATCAAACAAATTGATAAATCTATTAGCGTTTTGCAAACTCATGAAATCAAGGGTAAGGGAGAAGAAATTCTTGGTTTAAGCAAGCTCATCAAAAAATATCATGATTGTTTTAAAAATCTTTTTCAAGTTGTTAGTTCTTTTGATAGCGAAATTGACAAGTTGGATGAACGTGTTTTTCAACTCAATGAGCAGACCATTGCAACCATGAAAGAAATAGATGCTGAGATCGGGCTGGCAATGATTAATGTGGAAGAGATTGATGAAAATTTGAAAAATTTTGCTGAAATAGCAAAGGACACGATGTTTTGGGTGCAGCAACTGCTTTTCAGTATGAATCAGGATTTTTTTCTTCATCAGGATGAAAAAGCGTTTCTCGGTCGTTTAAAAGAGATTTTTGCAGAGATCCAAAAAGATAAAAAAGATATCGCCCTTGTCAGTAAATTTATTAAAGACAGTGATCTCCTTAATTATGGCAAACAAACCGTTGCAACTATCGAATTTCTTCCGGAACAGGTAGAAAAAATTCGTACATTTTGGAACAATAAAATTGCCATTGAGAACGATCTTAACATTATCCGTAACCAGGTACAGGCGGCCATAGAAGAAATTGTGTCTTATGCTGAAAAGGAGTTGATTCATATTGATCACAGTCTGTTTTGGATGAATGTTATTGCTGTCTTTTCCATTGTTTTGGCTTTAGTAATCGCAGGTGTGTGTATCCTCCGTTCAATTACAAAGCCCCTTAATCGCAGCATTACCGGTTTTTCTACAGGATCGAACCAGGTGGCAGCAGCTGCCGGTCAATTATCATCAGCAAGCTTATCTCTTGCTGATGACGCTAACGAGCAGGCTTCATCACTGGACCAGACATCTTCCTCGCTTGAAGAAATGTCTTCCATGACCAGACAAAATGCAAATAACGCCAACCAGGCAGATACCCTTATGAAAGAAGCAACTCTTGTTATTGGAAAGGCCAATGATTCCATGAGAGAGGTGACGACATCCATGGAAGAAATTTCAACTGCAAGTGAAAAGATACAAAAAATTATAAAAACCATTGATGAAATCGCATTTCAGACCAATCTTCTTGCCCTTAATGCAGCGGTTGAAGCTGCAAGAGCGGGTGAGGCAGGAGCTGGATTTGCAGTGGTTGCAGATGAGGTCAGAAATCTTGCCATGCGCTCTGCGGAAGCTGCTAAAGGTACAGCCGATTTGATTCAAGGCACAGTCAAAAAAGTAAGAGATGGATCGGAACTCGTTAATACAACCAATGATGCTTTTGCTGATGTGGCGATAAGTGTCTTTAAGGTAGGAGAACTTCTGGGTGAGATTGCTGCTGCTTCTAAGGAACAGACCCAGGGAATTGATCAGATTAATAAGACAGTTGCCGTTTTGAATCAGGTAACCCGGCAAAATGCTGCAAATGCTGAAGAATCTGCCTTATCCGCTGAAAAGATGAATGCCCAGGCAGAGCAGATGAAAGTTGCTGTAACTGATTTGATTGTCTTGGTTGGCGAAAATAATGAAATAGCAACTGATAAAATGGCAACTGATATTACGAAATTGGGAGTAATGGATAATGAAAAGGCTGGTATTTCACTTGTCTCTTCAAGGCATGAGCAAACAGGAGAAAGGATTGGCAATGGAGTTGAAAAAAATCTTTTAGCTTCTATTGAAAAAGAAGTGACTGTGTATCAGGCATGA